In Chrysoperla carnea chromosome 2, inChrCarn1.1, whole genome shotgun sequence, the following proteins share a genomic window:
- the LOC123293714 gene encoding radial spoke head 1 homolog, whose amino-acid sequence MLGFEGEDGEEGGYPYGEYEGGRDENLDRHGWGSALLPNKDIYEGNYFHGMRQGQGLYVFRNGARYNGEWRKGKKSGLGEFIYPDGTRYFGDWKKDLKHGFGAYYYINGDTYEGAWYKGKRDGLGTYTWAKDGTKFIGTWKAGRMIGPAKVMHPRHVYHGPFNLNLQKGFGCFTFDLKIMQHGYYINIKDPAFDYLGGSEEEELRYEEECYGEEEDGMVPLPKGLIPVWRVKSITEYKPELLPPEPVPVPVDESVESLIEVPEVEPQLVTPPGFDVDSGGEEGAHHIYDDPFGTARGLLPETFFCPDDAAATIK is encoded by the exons ATGCTAGGATTTGAAGGAGAAGATGGTGAAGAAGGAGGCTATCCTTATgga GAATATGAAGGAGGTCGTGATGAAAATTTAGATCGACATGGTTGGGGTAGTGCTTTACTTCCAAACAAAGACATTTACGAAGGTAATTACTTCCATGGAATGCGCCAAGGTCAAGGTCTATATGTATTCCGAAATGGAGCAAGATATAACGGCGAATGGCGTAAAGGAAAAAAAAGTGGCTTAGGTGAATTTATATATCCAGATGGTACTCGTTATTTTGGCGATtggaaaaaagatttaaaacatGGATTTGGagcttattattatattaatggtGATACGTATGAAGGTGCTTGGTATAAAGGCAAACGTGATGGCTTAGGTACATATACATGGGCCAAAGATGGTACAAAATTTATTGGCACTTGGAAGGCAGGTCGAATGATCGGTCCAGCTAAAGTTATGCATCCCAGGCATGTATATCATGGAccttttaatttgaatttacaaaaaGGATTTGGTTGTTttacatttgatttaaaaataatgcaacatggctattatattaatataaaagatCCAGCTTTTGATTATTTGGGCGGTAGTGAAGAAGAAGAACTACGTTATGAAGAGGAATGTTATGGCGAAGAAGAGGATGGTATGGTGCCATTGCCAAAAGGTTTAATTCCAGTATGGCGTGTGAAATCAATTACAGAATATAAACCAGAATTATTACCACCAGAACCTGTTCCTGTACCTGTAGATGAATCGGTTGAATCTTTAATAGAAGTTCCGGAAGTTGAACCACAATTGGTAACTCCGCCTGGCTTTGATGTTGATTCAGGAGGCGAAGAAGGAGCTCATCATATTTACGATGATCCATTTGGTACTGCTAGAGGCTTGTTACCAGAAACCTTCTTTTGCCCTGATGACGCTGCTGCCACCATTAAATAA